From the Candidatus Neptunochlamydia vexilliferae genome, the window AAGGTTGTGGAGAACAAGGATCGTTTTAGTTAACCGGTGCCTTTGAGGCACCCCTGTCTGCCAGTCCCTTTTTGGTTAAATGGGGGTAAAGCTTACCGGCAGCCCTTGGGGCTGCTCCTCACCGTTAAGCTCCTCGCTCTGCGAGGATGTCCTAACTTTCGGAGAAAATATGTCATCTATATCTAACAGTCCTTTTGATAAATTCACTCATGTTTCTTGCAATGAGCCTGTCTCTGTAAAACCAGAGGGTCGTCAAAGCACAATACGATTTTTTAACGACTTGTCTAAAGTAGAATCCTATATAAAAGCAGCAGAAGGGTACGATGGCGCTGAATTGGTTAGTATACTCAAGAAAAATTTGTCTCCCAATGCTACTATACTAGAGCTTGGAATTGGTCCAGGTAAAGACATGGACCTTCTTATTAAAGAAGGGTTTTCTGTCACAGGCTCTGATGTTTCACAACCATTTTTGGATTTGTATCGAAAAAGAAATCAAAAAGCAGATCTTTTGCTTATTGATGCAGTCAATATAAATACTGGCAGAAAATTTGATTGTATCTATTCGAATAAAGTAATGATTCATCTTAGTAAAGAAGAATTACGAGAGTCTTTAAAAAGCCAATATAAAAATCTTAATTCTAATGGCGTGTTGGCTCATAGCTTATGGTACGGGGATAAAGAAGAAAAATGGGACGGAGCGCAGTTCTTTTATTATAACGAAGATACACTGTCTGATCTGACTAAAGGCATGTTCGAAGTTGTGCATTTGACCAGGTACAAAGAAATGGAGAAAGATGATTCTATGTTTGCTATTTTAAGAAAAATCTAATTAGACGATGCATCCTATTTTTGACTGAATCTCTAGCTCAATTTAAAACTTTGCCATTTTTTAGAGTTTACGGGTATAGGGCCTACAAGGCCTCGCCCTTCTGCTAATGCCCACATATAGGCTGCCTTTCTTGGGGACCTGCTTTTGGAGCTCTTTGTAGAGGGATGGAAGGGCTTTGTCACGTCATAGATCTTGATGTTGCCTCTTTTTAGGGCTTTGCTTTGGTGGTATAAGGAAATATAGATGATCTTTTCTGAGCGTTTTCCAAAGATTTGTTTCTTTATCCACTCGAGTTGGGGGTTGGTTGCGGGCTTGTAGTTTTTTGTTACTACTTTCAAGGGCTCCAACTTGATGGCTTAAACAAACTCTTGATTTTAAATATTGAACACTCCTTTTTCCTGTGATATCATCTCCATTAAAAATAACTATGGATAGGTTATGGACCATACACTTGAATCAGTTTACAAAAGATCTCTCAAACAAATTTTTATCATGTACATGGTATCGATGTCCTTGTCGGCAGCATCCACACTCTTTGCCTTTAATGGGATTGTTAGTGGCATCATGCTTAGCCTTTCAACGCTTGTATTATTATGTTGGCTTGTCATCTACAAAAAGAGAAATCTAAAGCTTTTCAAGCTTTTTAGGGTGCTTTTTAAAATTGCAATGGCTCTTGGAGTGTTTGGAGCTATAGGGACTCTTATCTTGGGATTGTCTGGCAAGCCTGTAGCGGTAGGCCTAGACCCCTTTTTAAAGATGTCTAATGCAACGACAATCGGGGGAGTTTTCAGTGCTTGGGTTGGGATGCTATCTTTTTGGGTTGGAAACTTCCTTCCCTTATGGTTCTTATTTGAGAATGCAGGAAAAGCTCTAGACTACTTTAAGAATTCTCCCAAGCAATCAGAAGTGTATTCTTAAGATGAGATATATAAGTCCTCTTGGTCCTTCTGAAAGACGCATCGAGCTATTAGAAGGCAAACTCCTTCTAAGAAGATGCTTTTGAAGCTCGTGCTTTTAGCAGCTTACTTAGTTTCTTTTGTCGCATGCTCTCAACTAGAACACAGTCATACTTCTTTTGAGGAGCAATTAGAGTTTAGCCAAGAAGAGGGGAAGTGGGTCAAAACACAAAAGGCCAGAGAAAAGTTTTCATTCTGAAAATAATGGCTGCTCTTCAGACAGTGTAAAAATCGTAAGAGCTGAATGTTTACCTTAGCGTTTTATACGCCTGTTTTGGATGGGCCGGCTGATCAGGGTATTGGTAAACCAGCTCTCCTTCTTTTTCCATTTTTGAAAGGAAATAGTCCCTTAAGTATCTGCTATCTCTATTTAAAATTCGGCTTAGGTGGCTAGGTTGTAAGGGACCCAAAGAGCATAGTTCCTTGATGGCCAGCTTGATTTGATTGTTAGAAGAACGTTTTTGCAAGCTTATGATTTGTTTTTTTTAAGCTCTTCTGAAATCTCAGGAAATTCCTTAGGTAAAGCACCTAACCCCTTATATGAGGGGTTGCTTCACTATATGAGGGGTCGGTGGGGAGTGTATAATATGTTTGATTTCCTTTTCCTTTCATCGCAAGGGTGTTAAGTTCTTTCAAATGAGACAGTCCGCGGCTG encodes:
- a CDS encoding class I SAM-dependent DNA methyltransferase produces the protein MSSISNSPFDKFTHVSCNEPVSVKPEGRQSTIRFFNDLSKVESYIKAAEGYDGAELVSILKKNLSPNATILELGIGPGKDMDLLIKEGFSVTGSDVSQPFLDLYRKRNQKADLLLIDAVNINTGRKFDCIYSNKVMIHLSKEELRESLKSQYKNLNSNGVLAHSLWYGDKEEKWDGAQFFYYNEDTLSDLTKGMFEVVHLTRYKEMEKDDSMFAILRKI